One region of Rhodohalobacter mucosus genomic DNA includes:
- a CDS encoding gluconokinase, giving the protein MVYIVMGVSGCGKTTVGTLLAEKLGIPFYDADNYHPAQNVKKMKEGIPLTDSDRQPWLEALAEQIRVWNKDNGAVLACSALKQSYRNILAAENPERVQFIYLKGTRKEILDRLQKRRNHYMPPSLLDSQFSALEEPPEALTVSISAPPDQIVSRILMKL; this is encoded by the coding sequence ATGGTGTATATCGTAATGGGTGTTTCGGGCTGCGGCAAAACGACTGTCGGAACTCTGCTCGCAGAAAAGCTGGGCATACCCTTTTATGATGCAGACAACTACCATCCCGCACAAAATGTGAAGAAAATGAAGGAGGGTATTCCCCTCACTGATTCAGACAGACAACCCTGGCTGGAAGCACTCGCTGAACAGATCAGGGTATGGAACAAAGATAACGGAGCTGTACTGGCCTGCTCCGCCCTTAAACAATCATATCGAAATATCTTAGCCGCAGAAAATCCTGAACGTGTTCAATTTATCTATCTGAAGGGTACCAGAAAGGAAATTTTGGATCGCTTACAGAAGAGACGGAACCACTATATGCCCCCCTCACTCCTCGATTCGCAGTTTTCAGCCCTCGAGGAACCACCAGAAGCACTCACCGTTTCAATATCTGCACCACCTGATCAGATTGTCTCCCGGATTCTAATGAAACTATGA
- a CDS encoding hemolysin family protein, which translates to MELLLLYLALAIGVSFLCSILEAVLLSITPSYIQLLDQQNHKSAIKLQKLKANIDQPLAAILSLNTIAHTIGAAGVGAQAQLVFGNAYVTVTSIVLTLLILVFSEIIPKTIGATYWKKLSGFAAWVTGPLITLTYPFVMLSKGITRVIAGNHSDALISREEISAMAELGYQEGIFEEEESNIFKNLIRFNSLRVKDIMTPRIVVIRFPEAEHVSSILSRDIDLTVSRIPVFGKNDEDITGYVLKNDLYLNLSQGKGDIPLSGLKRKIIFVPETNSIKHLLEQLLESQEHIAAVVDEYGGFSGVVTMEDVVETLLGMEIVDEADAIDDMQKLARQKWRERAKRLGLPLPDDMQTKTDNKDEE; encoded by the coding sequence ATGGAATTACTTCTTTTATACCTTGCGCTAGCAATCGGGGTCTCGTTTCTCTGTTCCATATTGGAAGCGGTGTTGCTATCGATTACACCTTCATACATTCAGCTGCTTGATCAGCAGAATCATAAATCAGCGATAAAACTCCAGAAACTGAAGGCAAATATTGATCAGCCGCTTGCTGCCATCTTAAGCCTTAACACCATTGCACATACCATTGGCGCAGCTGGTGTGGGTGCACAGGCTCAGCTTGTATTTGGCAATGCCTATGTAACCGTTACGTCCATCGTATTGACGCTTCTGATACTGGTATTCTCGGAGATTATCCCAAAAACCATTGGAGCAACCTACTGGAAAAAACTTTCTGGCTTTGCCGCCTGGGTTACGGGTCCCCTTATCACACTTACATACCCATTCGTAATGTTGTCAAAAGGCATCACCCGTGTTATTGCAGGCAATCACAGTGATGCGCTTATCAGCCGGGAGGAGATCAGCGCTATGGCTGAACTCGGATACCAGGAGGGTATATTTGAGGAGGAAGAGTCCAACATTTTTAAAAATCTGATTCGGTTCAATTCACTCAGGGTTAAGGATATCATGACGCCCCGAATCGTCGTGATCAGGTTCCCGGAAGCAGAGCATGTCTCTTCAATACTTTCAAGGGATATAGATCTCACCGTGTCGAGGATCCCGGTCTTTGGGAAAAATGATGAGGATATCACAGGGTACGTGCTTAAAAATGACCTCTATCTCAACCTCTCCCAGGGAAAGGGTGACATACCGCTCAGCGGACTCAAGCGAAAGATCATCTTCGTGCCCGAGACAAACTCCATTAAACATCTGCTTGAACAGCTGCTTGAATCTCAGGAGCACATCGCGGCCGTCGTGGACGAATACGGTGGCTTTTCGGGTGTGGTAACCATGGAGGATGTGGTTGAAACACTTTTGGGAATGGAAATTGTTGACGAAGCCGATGCCATTGATGATATGCAAAAACTTGCCCGTCAGAAATGGAGGGAAAGAGCAAAACGTCTTGGCCTGCCGCTCCCTGATGATATGCAGACCAAAACGGATAATAAAGATGAGGAATAA
- a CDS encoding LytR/AlgR family response regulator transcription factor: MPVHYHILFWIFSVLLLVAGFGRTYQNYGQAFYFVSFLLPVAMGTSYFFNYYLVPSYLFQRRIIRFTVYLLYTIVISLLLQMIVITIAFIVIANYNYGSLNPLMSNIFVLFIAVYVLVLLKAFILLYLRIQRSDSKISKLEKNVAQLEEGSITVRSNRNFEHLLLKEILYLESFGDYVKIHTRDRVVTTRKNISDLDESLPYSFIRIHRSFIVNRDCIERYSSSEVHVNNIDLPISRTYKKQVLDLLNSD; this comes from the coding sequence ATGCCGGTACATTATCACATACTCTTTTGGATATTTTCAGTACTCCTGCTTGTTGCCGGGTTTGGACGGACATATCAGAACTATGGCCAAGCTTTTTACTTTGTCTCTTTTCTGCTTCCGGTTGCCATGGGTACTTCCTATTTCTTCAACTACTACCTGGTGCCTTCATACCTGTTTCAGCGTCGAATCATCAGGTTTACTGTCTATCTGCTCTACACCATTGTGATATCCCTCCTCTTGCAGATGATTGTAATCACTATTGCTTTCATTGTCATAGCAAATTATAACTACGGGAGCTTAAACCCGCTGATGAGCAATATTTTTGTTCTCTTCATTGCAGTGTATGTCCTGGTTTTACTTAAAGCATTCATCCTGTTGTATCTGCGCATTCAGCGCAGTGATTCAAAAATTTCAAAACTCGAAAAAAACGTTGCACAGCTTGAAGAAGGTTCCATCACGGTTCGATCGAACAGAAATTTCGAGCATCTGTTACTAAAAGAGATACTTTATCTGGAAAGTTTTGGTGACTATGTAAAGATACATACCCGGGACAGAGTGGTAACTACAAGAAAAAATATTTCTGATCTTGATGAATCCCTGCCGTACAGCTTTATTCGCATTCACCGTTCATTCATTGTTAACCGTGACTGCATCGAAAGATACTCTTCAAGTGAAGTACATGTAAACAACATAGATCTGCCAATCAGCAGAACGTACAAAAAACAGGTATTGGACCTTTTGAACAGTGATTGA
- the leuS gene encoding leucine--tRNA ligase translates to MSSYNPKYVEPRWQKYWLENKTFKTPEDQDKPKYYILDMFPYPSGSGLHVGHPEGYTATDILARYKRMKGFNVLHPIGWDAFGLPAEQYAVKTGTHPRITTENNIKRFREQLQMLGFSYDWDREVNTTDPDYYKWTQWIFLKLFEKGLAYEDEQPVNWCPELGTVLANEEVIDGKSEVGGYPVVRKPMRQWVLKITAYADRLLEDLEELDWPESTKEMQRNWIGKSIGAEIDFRVQDHDAAIRVFTTRPDTLFGATYMVLAPEHYLVDRITADAQKESVEEYKRKAENKSDRERQEISKEKTGVFTGAYAVNPANGEEIPIWIADYVLAHYGTGAIMAVPGQDERDWEFAEAFDLPIIRTVEPPEDFDGKAYTGDGPAINSGFLNGLHITEAKQKIIDWLEENGTGQKSVNYKLRDWLFSRQRYWGEPFPIIHVDGKPKAVPEDELPVTLPEVDDFQPTQTGEPPLARAVGWVETTDPETGKKALRETNTMPQWAGSCWYYLRYISPGYEEGPVDSSGENYWMPVDLYVGGSEHSVLHLLYARFWHKVLYDCGVVSTKEPFRKLVHQGMILGEMEYTAYRHHGKMVSASEAEKAGDAERVPLSEQDIEKKGDRFVMKGTDITVDARAHKMSKSRGNVINPDDVVETYGADSLRLYEMFMGPLEQVKPWSTKGVEGVNRFLNRTWRLFFGEEGDDEFIRVSGDEPDRDQIRILHEAIKKVTEDIEAMRFNTAISALMIFINEANQWENVPVTVAEPFVLLLSPFAPHIAEEIWQRLGHSESLAYAEWPGFNEEYLKSDTVEYPVQVNGKVRANIEVPAEQAKEKEFVLSLAKEQENIMKYLEDATIVKEIFVPGRIVNLVIKPN, encoded by the coding sequence ATGAGTTCGTACAATCCCAAATACGTAGAGCCCAGATGGCAAAAGTACTGGCTTGAGAACAAGACGTTTAAGACCCCTGAAGATCAGGATAAGCCCAAATACTATATACTGGACATGTTTCCCTATCCGAGCGGATCAGGATTGCATGTTGGCCATCCCGAAGGGTATACCGCCACAGATATTCTGGCTCGGTACAAACGGATGAAAGGATTCAATGTACTTCATCCCATTGGGTGGGATGCGTTTGGATTGCCCGCAGAACAGTATGCAGTTAAAACAGGAACTCATCCGCGGATCACTACAGAGAACAATATCAAACGTTTTCGTGAACAGCTGCAGATGCTTGGTTTCTCATACGATTGGGACCGGGAAGTAAACACAACGGATCCTGATTATTATAAATGGACGCAGTGGATCTTTCTGAAACTGTTTGAAAAAGGCCTCGCTTACGAAGACGAACAACCCGTTAACTGGTGTCCTGAACTTGGAACCGTATTGGCCAACGAAGAGGTGATAGACGGTAAGAGTGAGGTGGGAGGGTATCCGGTGGTTAGAAAGCCGATGCGACAGTGGGTGCTAAAAATTACCGCATACGCAGACCGATTGCTGGAAGACCTTGAGGAGCTCGACTGGCCCGAATCCACGAAGGAGATGCAGCGAAACTGGATAGGAAAATCAATAGGAGCTGAAATAGACTTCAGGGTTCAGGATCATGATGCGGCAATTCGCGTATTTACAACACGGCCCGATACTCTGTTTGGAGCCACATATATGGTACTCGCGCCGGAGCACTATTTGGTGGACCGGATTACCGCTGATGCTCAAAAAGAGTCTGTAGAAGAGTATAAAAGGAAAGCCGAAAACAAGTCGGATCGTGAACGGCAGGAGATCAGCAAAGAGAAAACCGGAGTTTTTACGGGCGCATATGCTGTAAATCCGGCAAATGGAGAAGAGATCCCTATTTGGATAGCCGATTATGTACTGGCTCACTACGGTACCGGGGCCATTATGGCCGTGCCCGGCCAGGACGAGCGTGACTGGGAGTTTGCAGAGGCATTTGACCTCCCGATCATTCGAACCGTGGAACCGCCGGAAGATTTTGACGGAAAAGCCTACACCGGCGATGGACCCGCAATAAATTCAGGATTTCTGAACGGACTCCACATTACGGAGGCAAAACAGAAAATCATTGACTGGCTGGAGGAGAACGGTACGGGGCAGAAGAGCGTGAATTACAAGCTGCGCGACTGGCTGTTTTCCAGACAGCGATATTGGGGTGAACCGTTCCCCATTATACACGTTGACGGCAAACCGAAAGCCGTTCCTGAAGACGAACTGCCCGTAACCCTGCCTGAAGTGGATGATTTCCAGCCCACCCAAACCGGAGAGCCGCCACTGGCCCGCGCGGTAGGCTGGGTGGAAACAACCGATCCGGAGACCGGAAAAAAAGCCCTTCGTGAAACCAATACCATGCCGCAGTGGGCAGGATCGTGCTGGTACTACCTTCGCTATATAAGTCCCGGATACGAGGAGGGGCCCGTCGATAGCTCCGGAGAGAACTATTGGATGCCGGTTGACCTCTATGTAGGCGGATCGGAACACTCGGTACTGCATCTGCTCTATGCGCGTTTCTGGCATAAGGTACTCTACGACTGCGGGGTTGTATCAACCAAAGAGCCATTCAGAAAGCTGGTTCACCAGGGCATGATTCTGGGAGAAATGGAGTATACAGCGTACAGGCATCACGGTAAAATGGTATCTGCTTCCGAAGCTGAGAAAGCCGGAGATGCAGAGCGGGTTCCCCTTTCCGAACAGGATATTGAAAAGAAAGGCGACCGGTTTGTGATGAAGGGTACGGATATTACAGTGGATGCAAGGGCGCACAAGATGTCGAAGTCGAGAGGGAATGTGATCAACCCGGATGATGTGGTTGAGACATACGGCGCCGACTCACTTCGCCTCTATGAGATGTTTATGGGCCCTCTTGAGCAGGTTAAACCATGGAGTACAAAAGGGGTGGAGGGAGTGAATCGCTTCCTGAACCGGACCTGGCGGCTCTTTTTTGGTGAGGAGGGAGATGATGAATTCATCCGCGTGAGCGGGGATGAACCCGACAGGGATCAGATTCGGATTCTTCATGAGGCGATAAAAAAAGTAACCGAAGATATTGAGGCCATGCGTTTCAATACCGCTATTTCAGCATTGATGATCTTCATTAATGAGGCCAATCAGTGGGAAAATGTTCCGGTGACCGTTGCAGAGCCATTTGTTTTATTGCTCTCACCGTTCGCTCCTCATATTGCGGAAGAGATATGGCAGCGGCTCGGTCATAGCGAGTCACTGGCTTATGCCGAATGGCCCGGGTTCAACGAAGAGTACCTGAAAAGCGACACGGTGGAGTATCCCGTTCAGGTAAATGGAAAAGTGCGTGCCAATATCGAAGTACCCGCAGAACAGGCAAAAGAGAAAGAATTTGTCTTAAGCCTGGCCAAAGAGCAGGAAAACATCATGAAATATCTCGAAGATGCCACCATAGTAAAGGAGATTTTTGTGCCCGGCAGAATCGTAAACCTGGTTATTAAACCAAACTGA
- the gndA gene encoding NADP-dependent phosphogluconate dehydrogenase, with the protein MSQSDIGIYGLGLMGSNLALNFESHGHNVSVSNRTEGEGENLIASFMKEHGAGKRFTPSADLKEFVASIQKPRTILITITSGKPVDDFISSVLPHLDDWDTLVDCGNSHFEETRRRAASLRFKRINYAGVGISGGSEGARYGPSIMAGTTKKCWKSLEKILEPIAARSFDDTPCCLLAGSDGAGHFVKMVHNGIEYADMQILAEVYHIMRTLFKMHPSDISAKFRQWNYTSLGSYLLSISADILQVRDDSGVLLLDQILDSAEQKGTGRWTVQAASELGIQLPVVSASVDSRSLSALTGLRGRLSGSLFGPEPNSSSGLLRNTENALQHLEQAYLASRMIAAAEGFYLLTEASRHYKWTIDPSEIARIWQGGCIIRSELLRTIVAAYGQGSNFNHLLLSPIYSNRFRKLQEGWRETVTLAIKSGIHVPAMAASLQQYDALRSAYLPANLIQAQRDYFGSHGFRVINDPDGTHYHSNWNKQDLSDNTDDEPENSL; encoded by the coding sequence ATGAGCCAGTCAGATATTGGGATCTACGGCCTCGGGCTGATGGGCAGCAACCTTGCCCTGAATTTTGAATCGCATGGACACAACGTCTCGGTCAGTAACCGGACTGAGGGAGAAGGCGAGAATCTGATCGCCTCATTCATGAAAGAACACGGAGCAGGAAAACGCTTCACCCCCTCAGCCGATTTAAAGGAGTTTGTGGCATCCATTCAGAAACCCAGAACCATATTGATTACAATTACATCGGGTAAACCTGTGGATGACTTTATATCATCTGTTCTGCCCCACCTCGATGACTGGGATACGCTGGTTGATTGCGGTAACTCTCATTTTGAGGAGACGCGCCGAAGGGCTGCTTCCCTGCGTTTTAAAAGAATAAATTACGCAGGTGTAGGCATATCCGGTGGATCTGAGGGCGCAAGGTATGGCCCATCCATTATGGCAGGCACGACAAAAAAATGCTGGAAATCCCTTGAAAAGATTCTTGAACCCATAGCTGCCAGATCATTTGACGATACGCCATGCTGTTTGCTTGCAGGAAGCGACGGTGCAGGTCACTTTGTAAAAATGGTTCACAACGGCATCGAGTATGCTGATATGCAAATTCTTGCAGAAGTATATCATATCATGCGGACTCTTTTCAAAATGCATCCCTCTGATATTTCAGCGAAGTTCCGGCAATGGAACTATACATCCCTTGGCAGTTATCTGCTTTCTATCTCTGCCGATATTCTGCAGGTAAGGGATGATAGCGGAGTGCTTCTGCTTGATCAGATACTTGACAGTGCCGAACAAAAAGGTACCGGCCGGTGGACTGTGCAAGCAGCTTCGGAGCTTGGAATACAGCTTCCTGTAGTTTCTGCTTCTGTTGATTCCCGGTCCCTCTCTGCGCTCACCGGTTTACGAGGGCGGCTATCAGGCTCACTGTTCGGTCCCGAACCCAATTCATCGTCAGGCCTTCTCAGAAATACAGAAAACGCTCTGCAGCATCTTGAGCAGGCTTACCTTGCATCGCGTATGATCGCGGCTGCAGAAGGTTTTTACCTGCTTACAGAAGCCTCCCGGCATTATAAATGGACTATTGACCCTTCAGAAATTGCCAGGATCTGGCAAGGCGGCTGTATTATACGCTCTGAGCTGCTCAGAACCATCGTTGCAGCCTACGGACAAGGAAGCAATTTTAATCATCTTCTTTTATCTCCCATTTATTCAAACCGTTTCAGAAAATTGCAGGAAGGCTGGAGAGAAACCGTTACGCTCGCTATCAAAAGCGGTATACACGTGCCTGCAATGGCGGCCTCGTTGCAGCAATATGATGCATTACGATCTGCATATCTTCCGGCAAATCTGATCCAGGCACAGCGCGACTATTTCGGCTCACACGGATTCAGGGTGATAAATGATCCGGACGGCACACATTATCACTCAAACTGGAATAAACAGGATCTGTCAGACAACACTGATGACGAACCTGAAAACTCTCTATGA
- a CDS encoding GntP family permease produces MIDIQLIIAPLIGIVLLLYLVIRVKLNAFISLLIASVCTGLAAGMPPSTVIDSIQQGMGGTLGFVATVVGLGAIFGQILEHSGGAEAVARKMLKGFGRQNASWAMMITGFFVAIPVFFDVAFIILVPLIYALGRDTGKSLLYYGIPLLTGLAVTHTFIPPTPGPIAVADIIGADLGWVIFFGFIVGFPTAVVAGPLFGNYIGKKIDVRVPDYIKQELSEESDSDSLPPFSLLLAIISVPLLLILANTLTQTLVDQGTVQSSILTDLVMFIGHPFIALTIAVLIALYWLGIKRGTAKEQLSKITMESMKPAGIIILITGAGGVFKQVLIDSGVGDMLAATMQDLGLPVMLLAWLIAAAVRLTQGSATVAMITAAGIVSPILSGFAYGEPFKALLVLAIAAGATTFSHVNDSGFWLVNRYFGMSEKETLKSWSVMTAIISVSGLLLCLLIALFL; encoded by the coding sequence ATGATTGATATACAGCTGATAATCGCACCGTTAATCGGTATAGTGTTGCTGCTCTACCTGGTGATTCGTGTAAAGCTGAATGCCTTCATTTCTCTGCTTATTGCAAGTGTATGTACCGGATTAGCTGCAGGCATGCCCCCCTCAACAGTAATCGATAGTATTCAGCAGGGCATGGGAGGCACGCTGGGATTTGTAGCAACCGTAGTAGGTCTTGGTGCCATCTTTGGTCAGATACTGGAGCATTCGGGCGGCGCAGAAGCCGTAGCACGGAAAATGCTGAAGGGTTTTGGCCGCCAAAATGCATCCTGGGCGATGATGATTACAGGTTTCTTTGTAGCAATACCTGTTTTTTTTGATGTTGCGTTTATCATTCTTGTACCGCTGATTTACGCATTGGGCCGGGATACGGGTAAATCTCTCCTTTACTATGGCATACCCCTTCTGACCGGGCTGGCAGTCACGCATACATTCATACCGCCCACCCCCGGTCCCATTGCCGTTGCAGATATTATCGGAGCTGATCTGGGGTGGGTCATTTTTTTCGGCTTTATCGTGGGGTTCCCCACAGCCGTCGTTGCCGGACCGCTGTTTGGAAACTATATCGGTAAAAAAATTGACGTGCGTGTTCCGGACTACATCAAGCAGGAACTATCTGAGGAGAGCGATTCAGATTCCCTTCCCCCTTTCAGCCTGCTTCTGGCCATTATATCTGTGCCACTATTGCTAATCCTGGCAAACACACTTACACAAACGCTGGTAGATCAGGGTACCGTGCAAAGCAGTATACTAACCGATCTGGTCATGTTTATCGGCCATCCGTTTATTGCACTGACCATAGCTGTGCTGATTGCACTGTATTGGCTTGGGATAAAAAGGGGGACGGCTAAAGAACAGCTCTCAAAAATTACCATGGAGTCTATGAAGCCGGCCGGTATCATTATCCTGATTACGGGTGCAGGCGGGGTATTTAAGCAGGTCTTGATTGACAGCGGTGTGGGCGACATGCTGGCAGCCACGATGCAGGATCTTGGGCTTCCTGTAATGTTACTTGCGTGGCTGATTGCGGCCGCTGTGCGATTAACACAGGGATCGGCTACGGTGGCCATGATTACTGCAGCAGGAATTGTGTCTCCCATTCTATCCGGATTTGCATATGGAGAACCATTCAAGGCCCTATTGGTTCTGGCCATTGCTGCGGGTGCTACAACATTTTCGCACGTTAACGACAGCGGTTTTTGGCTTGTGAATCGTTACTTTGGAATGAGTGAAAAGGAAACGCTGAAATCGTGGTCGGTCATGACTGCCATTATATCGGTGAGTGGATTGCTGCTCTGCCTTTTGATCGCTCTATTCTTATAA
- a CDS encoding MotA/TolQ/ExbB proton channel family protein, producing MIQLFNAGGPVFMGIMTLILLFCFILAVMSFFMYRRGDEKKSDQFSGLLKEAGLLALVVGALGQFLGLYEAFSAIEQMGQVSQAMLMGGLKVSSITTIYGFIILVISYVMKIGLDLIRVNHVEA from the coding sequence ATGATTCAATTATTTAATGCAGGCGGACCAGTTTTCATGGGAATCATGACACTAATTCTGCTTTTTTGCTTTATTCTTGCCGTGATGTCTTTTTTCATGTACAGAAGAGGAGATGAAAAAAAATCAGATCAATTTTCAGGACTTCTTAAAGAGGCCGGGTTGCTGGCACTTGTAGTTGGGGCACTCGGCCAATTCCTCGGTTTATACGAGGCTTTTTCTGCCATCGAACAGATGGGGCAGGTTTCTCAGGCAATGCTTATGGGAGGGTTGAAAGTTTCATCCATCACAACGATATATGGATTTATCATCCTTGTGATATCCTATGTTATGAAAATCGGACTCGATTTAATCAGGGTAAATCACGTTGAAGCTTGA